tacagtagggttgagggacaattaaactgggaggtaagtttgaatggagaaaaacaggaggaagtgaagtgttttagatatctgggagtggatttagcaccgtatggaaccatggaagcggaagtgaatcatagcgtgggagagggggtgaaagttctgggagtgttgaaaaatgtgtggaagtcgagaatgttatcttggaaagcaaaaatggttgtttgaaggaatagtggttccaacaatgttatatggttgcgaggcataggttatagatagagtagtgcggaggagggtggatgtgttggaaatgagatgtttgaggacaatatgtagtgtgaggtggtttgatcgagtaagtaatgtaagggtaagagagatgtatggtaataaaaagagtgtggttgagaaagcagaagagggtgttttgaaatggtttggtcacatggaaagaatgagtgaggaaagattgacaaagaggatatatgtgtcagaggtggagggaacgaagagaagtgggagactaagttggaggtggaaagatgggagtgaaaaagattttgagtgatcggggcctaagcatgcaggagggtgaaagacgtgcaaggaatagagtgaattggaacgatgtggtataccgggatcgacgttttgtcaatggattgaaccagggcatgtgaagcaactggggtaaaccatggaaagtgctgtggggcctggatgtggaaagggagctgtggtttcggtgcattatacatgacagttggagactgagtgtgaacgaatgtagcctttgatgtcttttcctagcactacctcacacacatgcggggggagggggtctttcattccacgtgtggcggggtggcgacgggaatgaataagggcagactatgaattatgtacatgtgtatatatgtatgtctgtgtgtctatatatatgtatacgttgagatgtataagtatgtatatgtgtgggtgtggacatgtatgtatatacatgtgtatgtgggtgggttgggccattcttttgtctgtttccttgtgctaccttgctaaagcgggagacagtgacagagtataacaaaaaataataaacttAACAGGTCACTGGAAGAGGACAATTCTAGcatagtgttttcagaggctccttctgactacttttacctaatgtttcagTGTACAATTTCTACCAAATGCTCTTACTTCTATCGAAATAAATGAGCCTGTCTCTTGTTtatacctactatttctatctaattctcttaccattttgctaaaGGACAGGGCTAATACATAAtgttcactgcaggaaaatcaagagtgaagaatgagttgtgtgtgtttttatcgAGTGCTTGGCTTGACAagtagagattgtatgtttgtggatagaatgtcAGCGGTCCATgtctgggtgaggcagaaagaaaagacagctgcttgGGTTAAAGGAatgcaacttgataaccactacagtgctggctcactaagcatcCATCGCTAACCCTTGTGATACCCTGGTAGGTAATACCGGTCACATACCTCTTCGGTTGAtggctgtctaccaactactaccttccTCAAACTGTGTAACATATCCTTATGTTTCCTTTGGGCTGATTAAGGACACACATAGCTTGTAAAGATACAGCATTGTATATGGGGGGAGAatgactggaagaggtgacagaatttaaataTTTATGAGTTGTcgtgggtaagtgtggtgagatggaaggagagataatgtAAAGAACAGTACAGAATAGTAGAGTCATTGGGACCCATAATAGGATAATGAAGTGTAGAGGTGTATGGAAGTGagaagaggattaagggacagcatagtcgcCCACCCATGACCTACACAGCTGaaatggacatggaatgaattggagatcaagaatccaggctgttaAAATGAGCTTTTGAgatgagcatgtggtgtgactagatagagtgaagaaagaaatgaaggggtgcacGAGAGGGAATGCTAAGGGAATGAATTGTATATTGGtagaggtggtttgggcatgtggaaagagtgcaagagtgtatgataatacaattaaatgggtttagtgtgagaggaagaacaCCTGTGACTGGAaaaatactggagagagagaagtgatggaagaatgcttggagtggtgtatgcgagggaggcatgtgaggagagggataagtggagactcttggcttggccaccccttgatgggagtttatagagggaacaggcattagagatatagtaAATAGCATTAAAATACTAAATATAGGAACATAGTGCTTTGGCCAGTAATTAGATGTTTTGTGTTTTGTTAACATTGTTTTCATTCAAATTATTGATACCATGGGATATTGTGGAACCGTATTTACATCGGGAGAGACATGGCATGTTTATGTTGGTTGCTTTTAGTTTTTACAAGTACAGTACATAACTACATATTCTGCCCTgtaaagtatgtacagagcagaAAATTAACATGGCTAAAGAAAGTAATGAGCATATTGATAAGCacattctctctcctatcttaaaaaaaaagtgaaaatgtttAATGCTAATAGAAAACAGAATGCCAAATAAATGTAGGCTGTATGACATGTATTTGGTGAACAGATAAATTACTTAGTGGCTTAGTGTGTAGGTTGGTGGTACTTGAAATAAATAAAAGCATGATGAGACAATGTTGAAGGTGATGTAGTTGATGCTGAAGATAGTGAAAATGATGTGACTGCAGATGACCAGGATGATAATAGTGAAGAAACTGAAAAAGGATGTAGGGTAATAAAGTAAATATGCAAGActttaaaggaaaaaattgagggaataaaaagaaagagaagacctGAAGAAGGAAATACGAATTGATATTTGACAGCAGCACTGATGGCAGGCAGTGGCAGCAGTTATGGGCTGTGGTTAACAGCTTTGGTGGTGGAAGTTTTAGATAAGGATGTGGATAGTAGTAATATCAGAGGTCGGGCACTGGAGTgtgaggtagtggtggcaggatTTGTTGTCATATGATGAAGTTTTTGGCTTATATTTATTGTCCTCATTTATTCAGAATTTCCCACCAGTAACTATTTGTAGAGGAGCTTATGTTAATTAGCTATTCTTGTGAATTAGGCCATTGTTTGTATTCATGAGTaagttcctttccttttttttttttacatttttattttatCTAAAACAATTGAATTTAACAAACTTTCATAATACTTTTTTCAGCGGCACTATCACAGCATTATCCAGCAAATGTCAGAGCATGTACTCTGTGGGGTTCCTCTACAGGGTGAAAAgatccttcctcccaccctcacaaaGAGGTATGTATGCACATATTTTTCTTgttgaaatgaaatataaacgtgAAATATTTTGTAGTTTTGTTAAAGTTTATCAGCAAACTGGTCAGGTTTTATAGAATTGCATAATATCCTGTGTAATATGTTTGGCCCAGATTATTTGAAATTTTTAATTTTGTTCAAAATGCAAAGATATATCAAGAATTGAAGGACATTGGAATTTTCATGTATGGAATGCAACCTCTTATTAAATAACAATTaatcagtttttctcctttcattgaAAATAGGTCTGTAGAAGAGTTATTTAAAGCATTTGACCCTTCGGAGATGCGTTTTAATCCTGCCATTCCAGCCCCGAATCAGCATCTCTCCAGTCGGCTAAGCAGTAAAATAAAGTGGCATGCCAAGAGGCGAAAGGGAGAGCAATGGTGTACACAGTATATGATGAAAGAGACCAAAGCCCTAAAAATGGcaggcttattaaagagtcaagtTAATGTGAATTCATTTTCTACAAACGTGAATGGACTTTGCAAAGAGAATGGCGTGTCTTCAGGTCAGACACTTAAAAAACCTAGGTTAAAGAAATTGAGAAAAGTTAATTTCTTCTCAGGAATGCTGTCAAATATGAATATTGACAAGATTCCTGTTCGAAAAACACTACATGAAAGTAATGACTTTACTCGTAGCTTCCTCATAGCTGAACCACAAAGTTAGCTACAAAAATTCATTGGCTCTTATCACATGTATGCCTTAGTTATAAATTATTGCTTATGCATGCAATGGAATTTGAAATGATGTTTCATAGATCAtctatgaatataaatatttttgatatatatgtcTACAAACATTTTTACACAACACTGTACTCTCACTCATTCTTTGTaccttagattttcctgcagagagCTGTATGGACTAATCCTATCTTTTGgcaaaaatggtaggagcaatagatagttgTAGGTAGACTTACTAGGTTGGAGCATTTGAGAATAGTAGTCAGGAGTCTTTGCAAATACTGCAGTTGAGTttttctctgccagtggcctgttaagtgtgaggcatTTAAGGCTAATAAATGGCCTTGGAGTTCTTTAGtcatggagactattgccatgctcatccccttgagggagttccaggtgaaAACATGAATCTTATTTACTATTATTGTGTACAAAGAAAATGAGTGAAACTGTACCAGCTAAACAGATATTAATACAGATGTTCTTAACATGtcagcctccctcctccaaagtgtctccccccccccccccccccccacacacacaccacacacacaaaaaaaaaaaaaaaaaaaaaaaaaaacgaaggaacagagaaaggggccaggtgaggatattccctcaaaggcccagtcctgttcttaatgctaccttgctaatgcgggaaatggcaaatagtatgaaagatatatatatatatatatatatatatatatatatatatatatatatgtgtgtgtgtgtgtgtgtgtataaaagacactttggaggagggaggctgaCATGTTAAGAACATCTGTATTAATATCTGTTTAGCTGGTACAGTTTCACTGTATCAGCTTCCAAGATTCTTTTGTCTGATAAAGTACAAAGACTTCAATAGGAAAATAATTTGTATATTTAAATATTACATTTCTAGATGGCTTTAATAAAAataggtgggttgtttagaaaatATATGTTGATAATATACAAGAAAGATTACAATATACAGGGAAGCCCATATTTCTTAAGTGTTCTCTAAAAGCTTTTAATATAAATACAAATGGGTTTAATTCATTTATGCATCACATCAAATTTGAATGCATACCAGCaatacatatacagaaaatctataAAAATGCACAGGTTCATTCCataaaatgattatcattaatatatacaaaaatataagaCTAGcccaataataatacaaatactgggtcccttaatagaaaaatgaagggtagagatttatggaagtgaagagagtatTAAGGGAGAGCATAGTCCTCCCATATGTGACATGCAACTGAAACAAGCACACACAATAGGTCAAAGGCTATGAAATGAGCTACTTTGAGAGCAGCAGGTGTGAGATAGTATGGCAGTGAATGCAAAGGGAACAAATTGTTTAGTGGCAGAAAATACtttgaggtggaaagaatggGAGTTTATAATACATGACAGGAGAAAATGCAAGGTATAGTGTATATGAGTGATTCAAGGAAACTATGTAACAAAATGAAGCATCATTAAATGTACATGAAAATTAAAATTGTTTAAATACCATGTCAATAGTTCACTAAAAATATCAGTTAACAATGAGCCAGTATGTCCAATAAATCTTTATCTGAACATATGTAAAATATATCACTTTAATTACTGTACAAATAAAATACAACTGCTTTAAATAAATACTTTAAAATGAGAAAACAGCCCCAACTGCACAACAGTAAAGGTTAACATAAATACACACTAACTTTCAAAGTAACTGAAATTAGTGGAAGGCCATTTGTATGGAAATGAATGAGCTTTTGCAGCAGATTACCATTGTGAAAAATACTATGCTTGAGCTACCCACAGATGCACAAAAAGTGAgctacatatgcacataattagAACTGCAATAGATTGCATTATCTAGATAACAAGGGTGCATGCAGTGTTGGGTTTCTAAAAGCTAACCAAGGCAGACAAATTCAGGTAAATCCTTACACTTCTCAAGTCCAACACAATGCTTATCCAATTACATAAGATCAAAAATGTGCAACAAGATTTAATGGTCATCATGAACAACAGAAAACCATCATAAATATAGTTGTAATCTAACCACAAATTACTGTATGTGgttaatacatttttcaaaaaatgaagttGAGTCGTCTCCACTTCTCACCATAattcaaatgataatcacagaggACACATGAACACAGATTTTTGTAAAACTGAATTTCATCCAAAATAAGATGCAATCTTATTTTGGGTGAAATTCAGTTTTACAAAAATCCGTGTTCACGTGTcctctgtgattatcatttgaatTATGGAGAAGTGGAGATGGCTCaacttcattttttgaaaaacatATCTCATCAAAAACCAACACAATTACCCTCCTGGAATTAAATTCAATACCTACAATGATTAATTATAATCTTACAGTAACATGAGGGTAAGAGATAAATGTAGGCCATTTGTAGCTTTGCATTTTTTTGAGTTTCCACATTTCAattatttttctcactttttacCATGATGCTGTTTTTCAAGCTGTGCTATTAACTTTATAAAATCATTAATGTCGTTTTTCAAGCTTTGGTTATTCTTTCAAGAGCTCATTCAGTATGGAACTTCTTGTGTTGCTTACACTGACTTATCTTGATTCAATAATTTGGTTAGAGAGTTATAAACACAATATTTATTTTGATACAATAATTAGGAACAAGAAAGCCATGAGCACATTAAATGTGTTGCTTAAACTGACACATCTTGATTCAATAACTTTGTGAAAATCATACACTATTTTTTATACAATAATTAGGAGCAAGAAAGTCATAAGCACATTTAATGTTATAAAGCTCATACCATTTCTCAGACTAATTTTTGGAACTTTATCAGTGAAAAAATAACTGCACATACCAGGGCTATTCAATTACTTTAGGAGTAGGGCTGCATTATGAACCTCAAATTGATGGAAGAGCCATAcatttattttaccttttttcctCTAACCAATATAGAAAAAGAATTCATATATTATTTGCTATTATATTCTCCACCATGCAcataaataaaaaggaaaaaatattatatactgGTAACTAATACAATAAACAACACTACTCTCCCAGCCCCATTCCACTTAAGAATGTAAAGTTAAATGAGAAACATAGTGAATAAGCCCTGCCCAAGTGATGGGCCTTGAACATGTGCGCCAGCAGAAGTGGACACAGTTCATGTAGCTACGAGCACAGTGGCGCAAGGAACAGTACTTTTCATTCAACTATTAATACAAATGATCACATTTCAATGTTAATTAATGCAgttggtaatgataatggttgcaaggcatgggctatagatggagttgtgcagaggagggtggatgcattggaaatgagatgtttgaggacaatatgtggtgtgaggtggtttgatcgagtaagtaatgaaagggtaagagagatgtgtggtgataaaaagagtgtggcttagagagcagaagagggtgttttgaaatggtttggtcacatggagagaatgagtgaggaaagagtgatgaagaggatatatgtatcagaggtggagggaacgagaagtgggagaccaaattggaggtggaaagatggagtgaaaaagattttgagcaatcggggcctgaacatgcaggagggtgaaaggcgtgcaaggaatagagtgaactgaaacaatgtggtatgtcggggtcgacgtgctgtcaatggattgaaccagggcatgtgaagcgtctggggtaaaccatgcaaagttttgtggggcctggatgtggaaagggagctgtggtttcggtgcattatacatggcagctagagactgagtgtgaacgaatgtggcctttgttgtcttttcctagcactacctcacgctcatgcggggggagggggttgtcatttcatgtgtggtcaggttgcaatgggaatgaataaaggcagcaagtatgaattatgtacatgtgtgtatatatatatatatatatgtgtatgtatatttatgtatacgttgaaatgtataggtatgttatgtgcatgtgtgaacgcgtatgtatatacatatgtatgtgggtgggttaggccattctttcgtctgtttccttgcactgcctcactaatgtgggagacagcgacaaagtattataataatattaataaaattcTGAGTCTGTCAAGGGGTTCATGAAATTCCACTCAAGGGCCAGATTTGGCCCATCAGGCCTCCAATTGAATAGCCCTAGTATATACAGTCAGATTTGGGGAGTACTATGCAAGCTCTCCACTTGAGTATGGCATTTAGATGATAAAACTTACCAATAAAATATTTTGTGGTGTGTACAGCAGTGAACCACAATGAAAGTTGTTCCTGTACGTTACAAAAGGGAAAACCTAGATCTGTTATTATAACACAGAGTTTATGTTAGCAGGGAGGAGGAGTCATACAATTACTCTCtctaggaagaggagggagaggacgaaGACTGCCTGTGTCACTAGCAATACTTCCCTGCCTACTACGAGGCTGGGGACACATTTCTTCCTCACTTGTCAACCGGTTGAATTTACGAATCAGATCTTTGGCTATGTATGTTCCTGGTGGCCCCTCACTTACAAAACTTATGTCTGTTGAGGGATCGCtaatgctggtgctgctgctattgctgctgaTGTTAGAGCTGACTGGTGAGTGCAATGGTGCAGATGGTGTTGGTGAGCAAGTATCACTTCCCCGGGTACTTTCCGAGTCATTTGTGGTATCTGCATAACGACGTTTTTTACTCTTATCAACACGAGCATATAATGCTAAGATCTCTGGAGGTACCTCAGGTAAAGGGGCATCGCCAGCCAGGTTTTGTAAGATATCAGGGACATTTTCCTCACTGTCAAGTGACGTGGTGGACTGAACTCCTGTTCTAGGAGGTGGAGGCTTTGGCTTCAAAGTTTCATACCCGTGGTGGGTTTCAGCCTCCCGCACAGTCTCATAGCCATGATCTGGAGTGTCTTCAACCATCTCATAGCCAGGATCTTTTTCCTTAAGTGTTTCATAGTCATGATCCTTCTCTTTTACTACTTCATACCCTGggtcctttcccttcccttctttaACAGACTCATAACCAACACTGTCTTTGTCATCcaactctctcacactcccagaTTCACTGTCCAAGTCAGAAATGAGTGATTTTTTACGCAGTGTTTCATAGCTATGTTCTGAGCGGGAACGAACCTGTTCATATGGTGGTTCATGGCCATTTATGTGAGCATAGTTTGGGTCATCATCAAATTCTGACTCTGTAATAGAAGTCACATGACAACTTCCAATACTATGATCATCTGGCCTTATGGGTAAGTTGGCCAAGATATTCTGCTGATATAGAGATGACCTTAAGCCTGGTTCCACTGAAGTGGCACTTCCTCCCCCAGATCCAACATTGCCATCCAAGACGCTGATATTACTGACAGTGGTAGAGATGTCTTGGTGTTGTGGGCTTACCATAGCACCATAGAACGTGGCATCCTTAGTTGGCGTTGATCTAACTAGTGATCGGAGAGAGCCAGGCCCAGAAAGTAAGTGGCGCCTAGCCAGCAATGTTCCAACAACTAGCATGGCTGCAGTCAAAAGGCCagctactactgccagagccacCACCAGACCCTGTGTTTCCTGAGGTTCAGCAGGAGTAGGTTGTGCTAGGTCATAGGTGAGGGCACGACCTTGCCCATTACGTAAACCTGACACAGGCAACAATGGCAATTCTATTGGTATACAAGTAACATTAATAACGTGCCATGTACCAATATCCATACATGTTGTCACAGTGTCTCCCGTATCTGCAAATGGTAATGGGAATTAGTAATAGTTAGGTACTTCTGTACACAGTAGTTTACCAAGTTCCCTCTTCACATATTTGGGTTAAGTTGAGCTTCTTAACTTATTAAATTTGTATTGAAAatctccattctgtactaagtttTGTTATTTACCATTAATGTTACAGCATACCTAGCCAAGCAAAATCATAAATGTGACAGAAAATTTTAGAATAGATTCAGCCattacacttcacttcctccagtttttctccattcaaacttacctcccagctgacgtgtccctcaaccctactgtacctaataaccttgctcttattcacatttactctcagctttcttctttaaacacactttaccaaactcagtccccagcttctgcagtttcttacccaaatcagccaccagcactctatcagtgaacaaatgactcacttcccaagccctctcatccacaacagactgcatacttgcctctctctccaaaacttgcattcatctccctaacaaccccatccataaacaaattaaacaaccatggagatatcacgcgcccctgccgcaaaccgacattcactgagaatcaatcactttcctctctacctactcgtacacatgccttacatcctcgataaaaagttgcctcccataccatatattcttaataccttccacagagcatctctatcaactctgtcatatgccttctccagatccataaaggctacatacaaatccacttgtttttctaggtatttctcacatacattcttcaaaaagcaaacacctgatccacacatcctttaccacttctgaaaccacactgctcttccccaatctgatgttctgtacatgccttcaccctgtcgatcaataccctcccatataatttcccaggaatactcaacaaacttatacctctgtaatttgacaactcacgtttatcccctttgcctttgtacaatggcactatgcatgcattctgcattgcattctttttctctttcactttaaaTTTTCACCCAAGAAAGTCTTGATTGgtgcatgttttgcccatgccatgccATGCCAGTCAcaataacataaaaaagaaataacataaaAAATCTTAATGAAAATTAAAGATATCAAGATAATTGTTACCATTAAGAAGTACAAGCTATCAATACCTATCTTTTATAAAGCCAAAGAAGCAGTTTTATCCTTCTCTAGATTATAAATACTGGCTTCTTACCAACATGAATCTGATTTCATTATCACCTCATGTGAAACCTGCAGACACCATTCTTTACCTGCCTATAGTCTTTAACGTTAACATCATTCCTTCCCTCCTAAAATGTTTAGGCCATCATTAATTATCTTTATGCAGTTTAAAGATAGTTACCTCAGAAATCCCTTGGGCAACATTTCTTAATTCAGTGAACAATgaagtgcaatttttttttacttcaaaaaTGATATCATTATTCTTTAACTTCATAAACTGGCAGCCCACACTTACACTATTTCCATTATACAAGAAGacaaagaatcctctcataagATGTCTAAAGTCACTGTTCCTTACTTCTTCAACTCAAGAAACTATTACCTTTTACTTTTATCTGACTTACAGCTACCAGTGCAGGTAAAGACATAAACAATAAACTGAAGTCAGCCACAATGTATCTACGCAACATGGAGTATTAGCCTTAAAATTTCAAGTGTATCACCTTATTCTTTGTCAATGTTAATCATGATTACATTAAATCTTACTCATGTAAAAACTGAAGATCCCTGTTCCTTACCTTTATGAAGCCTGTAACCATCACTACAGGTGTACACAGCAATACCATTCCAACTGGTGGAGCCATTAAGGAGTGTGTGTCTAGCATGGGGAAATACAGGAGGTGAACCACACGTCACAGCTGAAAGTtaatattaaataaatataaaaaaaggtgttcagaaaaaaaatgaaaaaaaaaattatactccctcaaaggggtggccacagcactgagcctccataactagtgaactccaatgctgcttcttagcctttaatgcctcatccttaaccAGCTACTGGCATACGGCAACTTTAGCACAATGCTTAcaaaggttcctacctaatgttcctaccgactacttcttTATACTCTTCCCTATTTTCGTACTTACTAtgcctacctaatgcttctgcctaaatgttcctacctaccacttctagcTATTGCTCCTCAcagtttgccaaaaggcagggctaactcaTAGTACTCaacacaagaaaatctagttacaaagaatgagcattgtgatttaagtggtTAAGTTatgcatgacaagagagagactgtatgtttatggacagaatgccagtagtccacgtagAGGTGAGGTATCTATCTATAAAGGtgaggtatctatctatctacatctccgaTGCCCATTCCAATTAGAGCTcactcaaaggggtggccaaagcaagagtctccataacttaaGAACTCCAGTTCagcttctaagcctttagtgccacacccttaacaggccactggcagagggcaagtctagtgcagtgtttgcagaggctcctatctgttgttcctaatgactacatctatctaatgctccaacctactgcttctacctaatgtttctaactaataatcctgcctaagtgttcctacctactactttcatctactgctcccaccattttgccaaaaggcaaggctagcgcacagtgttcactgcaggaaaatctaaagttacgaaGAAAGAGGTGTGTGAGTTAAACATTTTCAAGTGTTACACATGACAAGATGagactgtatgtctgtggactgaataccAGTAATCCACATGTTAATGAGGCAGTAAGAAAAGACAGAGGAGTGCttcttgacaaccactaaaatgCTGGCTCATGAAGCAGATGTTACtaacccaggcaggtagtactggtaatacacctccctgatcactggctgcctactaactactacctgGGGCAGAGGAGTGCTACTtacccactaaagtgctggctcacgaaGCAGATGccactaaccctcttgataccaAGGCAGGCAGTAGTTAATGGCTGCCTATCAATTACTATCTACTttttattagtgaaaaaaaaatctgaacagGACTACAGACACCATGTTTAGCATACAAAACAATTAGGACTATAGAAATCCATTGAAAATAACTATACAACTAAATAAGTTTTATATAATTGTACTGTCATAAATTCTCCTTGTAAGCTCACCAtttaacattctttccacatgcccaaaccacctcaaagtattatgtttcacccactttaacactccttacttcattccctttacattctctgccataccaaatctctcatccaCTAGCTTGATTTCACTGCAaaagtactggagggaaagaaatgatggaaaaatgCATAGAATGGCGTATGCAAGGAAGGCCTGTATGGACAGGGGTAAGTGgacacttttgctgtggccaccccctagaTGGAAGTTCCTGGATGGAATGAGGGATAGGCATATGAATAGACAGATGGAAACCACTATACATCATGCTGTCATCAGTATTACAACACCTCATAAAACACCTTTAGTTGCCTCTCAATACATGAAGCCACCTTACAACACAAACAGTGACCATGCAACACCAGAGGTCACAATAAAATATCTGAATCCACCATATAATAAATGAAGCcttctcaatctatctatctgtatctctgacagacaatacctttgggaactccctaaagagggtggccatggcaaaagtctccataactggtcgactccagtgctgtttcttagcctttagtgcctcacccctaACAGGTCACTGGAaaaaggcaactctagcacagtgcatccagaggctcctacctactgtCCCTACCAACAATCTCTTCCTAATgtacctacctactacttcttatTAATGCTCCTG
This sequence is a window from Panulirus ornatus isolate Po-2019 chromosome 11, ASM3632096v1, whole genome shotgun sequence. Protein-coding genes within it:
- the LOC139751272 gene encoding uncharacterized protein, producing the protein MEGSLHLGRGRGQGMMHSRIACSLLPLLMLVSAVPSAVAEGMQCGRPGRPVNGTISTSGRFYFPGERVAYKCLEGFVLFGPEERTCQTNGTWSEEVPLCDFNLARGKRTLQSATLWSYFPEMAVDGNPHTCSFTPRGPDSRWWQVHLGHKFNVISVGVTYQPGSLQEFTIYVIELLTDNKALYKPCTTFKGVFQTHKAIFHCNDKLGHPGQFVYIRDDRDEQDYFGLCEVEVFAFRERIPCGEPEVPVEGEVVRQSETKAVYSCRPGFRLEGDSFLTCSSKGKWQGQAPRCKESQCPAPAPVSHGFIEVDNFRGVYGHGTVATYSCNPGYVLQGNATSTCDHTGQWTNEAPICKAVTCGSPPVFPHARHTLLNGSTSWNGIAVYTCSDGYRLHKDTGDTVTTCMDIGTWHVINVTCIPIELPLLPVSGLRNGQGRALTYDLAQPTPAEPQETQGLVVALAVVAGLLTAAMLVVGTLLARRHLLSGPGSLRSLVRSTPTKDATFYGAMVSPQHQDISTTVSNISVLDGNVGSGGGSATSVEPGLRSSLYQQNILANLPIRPDDHSIGSCHVTSITESEFDDDPNYAHINGHEPPYEQVRSRSEHSYETLRKKSLISDLDSESGSVRELDDKDSVGYESVKEGKGKDPGYEVVKEKDHDYETLKEKDPGYEMVEDTPDHGYETVREAETHHGYETLKPKPPPPRTGVQSTTSLDSEENVPDILQNLAGDAPLPEVPPEILALYARVDKSKKRRYADTTNDSESTRGSDTCSPTPSAPLHSPVSSNISSNSSSTSISDPSTDISFVSEGPPGTYIAKDLIRKFNRLTSEEEMCPQPRSRQGSIASDTGSLRPLPPLPRESNCMTPPPC